The proteins below come from a single uncultured Carboxylicivirga sp. genomic window:
- a CDS encoding TolC family protein yields MNKYLILMLLPLLGVNVAYAQQETAAADTLFFGFNESLQYLMSNSKSIQVANYQKEATEHEKKATNSHHMPTIGITGTYAFMDDDIVMHTDLSGLTEPLGELLQGIGAMLPPGTIPPVSMPSSMGLTIQEQQLGVLMGTVSMPIYTGGKITAAHRAAEARVFEASENVREVTNQQITELVTRYFGLQLTNKVMDIRSDAMNNIENHLTNAKKLEEQGQIAHVERLHAEVAYSNASREYRAAQKDLDITQKALQNTLGTDQVIVPMDQLFIPQNIKSLDYYQTMALQNSPLLGQIDAKKDLVNQKLKVERSKYLPDVALMGGANLLDYQLTELSPKWFVGVGVSFTLFDGFERNNKIKAAKSQALQVDNYYGKATDDIKMVVQKLYQTMEKAFDEYESLTTTEAFAAEYLDARQKAFSNGLATSTDVVDAQLNMEKVRIAKLQAAFSYDVALASMLQYCGASNTFEEYR; encoded by the coding sequence ATGAATAAATATTTAATCTTGATGCTACTCCCCTTGTTGGGAGTTAATGTTGCGTATGCTCAGCAGGAAACAGCAGCAGCTGACACGCTCTTTTTTGGCTTTAACGAATCGTTGCAATATTTAATGAGCAACAGTAAAAGTATTCAGGTTGCTAACTATCAAAAAGAAGCTACCGAACACGAAAAGAAAGCCACCAATTCGCACCATATGCCAACCATTGGAATTACAGGTACCTATGCATTTATGGACGATGACATTGTAATGCACACCGATTTATCAGGTCTTACTGAACCACTTGGTGAACTACTGCAAGGTATTGGTGCTATGTTACCTCCAGGTACTATTCCTCCCGTTAGCATGCCTAGCAGTATGGGATTAACTATTCAGGAGCAACAATTGGGAGTGTTAATGGGAACTGTTTCAATGCCTATTTACACTGGTGGAAAAATCACTGCCGCTCACAGAGCAGCCGAAGCACGAGTTTTTGAAGCATCGGAAAATGTGCGTGAAGTAACTAATCAGCAAATTACAGAGTTGGTTACGCGTTACTTTGGTTTGCAATTAACCAATAAGGTGATGGACATCAGAAGTGACGCAATGAACAACATAGAAAATCACCTTACTAATGCTAAAAAGCTGGAAGAACAAGGACAGATTGCTCACGTTGAACGTTTGCATGCCGAAGTTGCCTATTCAAATGCATCGCGCGAATACCGGGCTGCCCAAAAGGATTTGGACATAACTCAGAAAGCTCTTCAAAACACATTAGGTACCGATCAGGTAATTGTACCAATGGATCAGCTTTTTATTCCTCAAAACATTAAGTCTTTGGATTATTACCAAACCATGGCCTTACAAAACAGTCCTTTATTAGGCCAGATAGATGCCAAAAAGGATTTAGTGAACCAAAAGTTAAAAGTAGAAAGATCGAAGTACCTACCAGATGTAGCTTTGATGGGTGGTGCTAACTTACTTGACTATCAACTTACCGAGCTTTCGCCCAAATGGTTTGTAGGTGTTGGCGTTTCGTTTACTTTGTTTGATGGTTTTGAACGTAACAATAAAATAAAAGCCGCCAAAAGTCAGGCGTTGCAAGTTGATAACTATTATGGCAAAGCAACTGACGATATTAAAATGGTGGTACAAAAGCTATATCAAACCATGGAAAAAGCTTTTGATGAGTATGAATCGTTAACCACTACCGAAGCTTTTGCTGCTGAGTATTTAGATGCCCGTCAGAAAGCATTTAGCAACGGTTTGGCCACATCAACCGATGTGGTAGACGCTCAACTAAACATGGAGAAAGTTCGCATTGCTAAGTTACAGGCAGCATTCTCGTACGACGTTGCTTTAGCATCGATGCTTCAATACTGCGGAGCCAGCAATACTTTTGAAGAGTATAGATAA
- a CDS encoding Crp/Fnr family transcriptional regulator has protein sequence MELINFIKSHITISDDDVLFINSLTKTETYHKGDIIRAPHTKSQDIHFIHKGYARNFYEKNGKDITYFFLKDNTFTLPIDAVYFNAPTKYGLQAEEDLKLTTFKYSDLLKMLQQIPNMAHLYELQMATFIRQLNDKYYLIQFQSAQDRYNSMLEKYPDILLHVSLGHVASYLGITQETLSRIRTK, from the coding sequence ATGGAATTAATCAACTTTATAAAATCGCACATTACAATATCGGATGATGATGTACTGTTTATTAATTCGTTAACAAAAACCGAAACTTACCATAAAGGAGATATCATTCGAGCTCCGCATACTAAATCGCAGGATATCCATTTTATACATAAAGGTTACGCCCGTAACTTTTACGAAAAAAATGGTAAGGATATTACCTATTTTTTCCTAAAAGATAACACATTTACCTTACCTATAGATGCTGTATATTTTAATGCTCCGACCAAATACGGATTGCAGGCTGAGGAAGATTTAAAACTCACTACTTTTAAATACTCCGACTTACTAAAAATGCTGCAACAAATTCCTAATATGGCACATTTGTACGAATTACAAATGGCCACATTTATCCGACAGCTGAACGATAAATATTACCTAATTCAATTTCAATCGGCACAAGACCGATACAACTCTATGTTGGAGAAATATCCTGACATTCTGCTTCACGTATCCTTAGGTCATGTTGCTTCATACCTTGGAATTACTCAGGAAACACTTAGCCGCATAAGAACAAAATAG
- a CDS encoding methylglyoxal synthase, whose translation MRKKKTIALVAHDNRKSDLMDWVEYNWKELFQHDLVCTGTTGSMVTEVMEAKCAENNLIPPSITRFKSGPLGGDQQLGALIAEGKVDIFIFLWDPMQPQPHDVDVKALLRICALYNVVTATNRSTADFIISSELFHQDYKPTIIDYSAYINRFK comes from the coding sequence ATGAGAAAAAAGAAAACAATAGCACTGGTTGCTCACGACAATAGAAAAAGCGACTTGATGGACTGGGTTGAATATAACTGGAAAGAATTATTTCAACACGATTTGGTTTGCACCGGAACCACTGGTTCTATGGTAACTGAAGTAATGGAAGCAAAATGTGCCGAAAACAATTTAATTCCACCTTCGATCACCCGTTTTAAATCTGGCCCTTTGGGAGGTGATCAGCAATTAGGTGCTTTGATTGCAGAGGGTAAAGTTGATATTTTTATCTTTTTATGGGATCCTATGCAGCCACAACCTCACGATGTTGATGTAAAAGCACTTTTAAGAATTTGTGCCCTTTATAATGTTGTTACAGCCACTAACCGCTCTACTGCCGATTTTATCATTTCAAGTGAGTTGTTTCATCAGGATTATAAACCAACCATCATCGATTATTCAGCCTATATTAACAGGTTTAAATAG
- a CDS encoding ATP-binding cassette domain-containing protein, with amino-acid sequence MPYPIHIQSHLVGNITVNANQYTVIYTDDTQLINDFLQWIEGVKQLKEDKVDFVLEGEVTSGLYQLKKFQKVLRYELKNKLIGDYYQQRYHATENDDLLSLRDFLGDINDPFLKTKMTDFGIDKLLDEKMNMLSTGEFKKVLSIKAADERPKVLWVEEPGIGVDTESRNNLDDLFTHLAQSGTSVVVFTSTSKWPGQTANWIRLEQKHKQDHQLLLNQVYMPDVKSTNVGDFLFELNNIVVRYNSRNVLNKVNWKVKPKEKWALTGKNGAGKSTLLSIIYADNPQSYSNEVFMFGSKRGTGQSIWDIKERIAFYSSELHRYINKRQEVEDVIRSLVIQNPYKKRPMNAEELQFRNQLLNYFELGDCLDSMFYELSTVRQKLIILCGVLVKNTELLILDEPFQGFSDELVYKAQQLINKFTANRTLIMVSHDKSFPENINQCFHLENGVGQIVSV; translated from the coding sequence ATGCCTTATCCAATACATATTCAATCGCATTTAGTAGGAAATATAACAGTTAATGCCAATCAGTATACTGTTATTTATACCGATGATACTCAATTAATCAATGATTTTTTACAATGGATTGAAGGAGTAAAGCAACTGAAAGAAGATAAGGTTGATTTTGTTTTGGAGGGAGAAGTAACCTCGGGCCTATATCAATTAAAGAAGTTTCAGAAAGTACTAAGGTATGAGTTGAAAAATAAGTTAATTGGCGATTATTATCAACAACGCTACCATGCAACAGAAAATGATGATTTGTTGTCGTTACGTGATTTTTTAGGAGATATAAATGATCCGTTTCTAAAAACAAAGATGACTGATTTTGGTATTGATAAGCTGCTTGATGAAAAAATGAATATGCTTTCAACGGGTGAGTTTAAGAAGGTTTTGTCAATTAAAGCTGCAGACGAGCGACCCAAAGTACTTTGGGTAGAGGAACCAGGTATTGGGGTTGATACAGAGAGTAGAAACAACTTAGATGACTTATTTACCCATCTGGCTCAATCGGGTACATCGGTTGTTGTTTTTACCAGTACTTCAAAATGGCCAGGTCAAACAGCTAATTGGATTCGTTTGGAACAAAAACATAAGCAGGATCATCAGCTATTACTCAATCAGGTTTATATGCCGGATGTAAAATCAACAAATGTGGGTGATTTTCTTTTTGAGCTGAATAATATTGTGGTGCGTTATAACAGCCGAAACGTTTTAAATAAGGTGAACTGGAAAGTGAAACCCAAAGAAAAGTGGGCTTTAACCGGTAAAAACGGAGCTGGAAAATCTACTCTGTTAAGTATTATTTATGCTGATAATCCACAATCGTATAGTAACGAGGTGTTTATGTTTGGTAGCAAGCGTGGTACTGGCCAAAGTATATGGGATATAAAAGAGCGTATTGCTTTTTACTCGTCTGAGTTACATCGTTATATTAATAAAAGGCAAGAGGTTGAAGATGTTATTCGTTCGTTGGTTATTCAAAATCCCTATAAGAAAAGGCCAATGAATGCTGAAGAGCTGCAGTTTCGTAATCAGTTATTAAACTATTTTGAGCTTGGTGACTGCTTAGATAGTATGTTTTACGAATTAAGCACAGTTAGACAGAAACTAATTATTTTGTGCGGTGTGTTGGTTAAAAATACTGAGCTTTTAATATTAGATGAGCCCTTTCAAGGCTTTAGCGACGAACTAGTGTATAAAGCTCAACAATTAATAAATAAATTCACGGCTAATCGAACCTTAATTATGGTTAGCCATGACAAAAGCTTTCCGGAAAATATTAATCAATGTTTTCATCTTGAAAATGGAGTTGGTCAAATTGTATCTGTTTAA
- a CDS encoding TonB-dependent receptor — protein sequence MKKINLKLVMLALLIGFTFNTWAQELKLSGVVTDDTGATVPGVSVVEKGTTNGTITDIDGRYFLNVSSGANTLVFSFVGYETQEVAISASTTSYNVQLKPSVIGLDEVVAIGYGSAKKSDLTGSVSSVDNRKIAQANKVDALSALEGQTAGVMIQRTSNKPGSGGFNIRIRGASTINTNQTVDNGGYNPGMNPLFIVDGVFVDDISFLNPADIERMDILKDASSTAIYGSRGTNGVVLIETKSGKEGKLKINYNNYFGFKQAYHLPPMQDANGYVQLVKDAAVGNQFAAGNLDYRVGDVVMSDYFDAEELQNIADGVNTDWVDLILRNGFQMNHTLNMSGGTEKTQYSAGLGYTKDNGTVEGEDFTRYNIRGSLTSDITKWLNVSVSNYTTIATENAGSSEAFRSAYRLKPIGRPYNDDGSLRFYPISKETQITNPLFEADNITKETKYLQWLGDFAIKLSPLRDLTITSKFSPNIKYTRYGEYRGLYSKSVSGNVSNRRARVNNYNYFSYTWDNIINYRYKTGIHSLDITGVMSRYSSIDEGYYTEVRNFPTDNFLFHNLSAGSDIRDVSSGYVKQTMESYTARLNYSLLDRYLFTFTGRYDGSSKLAEDNKWAFFPSAAFAWKMMEESFMQNQDVLTNAKLRLSYGQTGNNGSGGGLAPLGSQSLIQYNATNLGGNALTTAYINQIANKDLTWERTAEVNLGFDFGFLNNRVFGSVDVYNRKSTGIIFKVELPDATGFGGGMFDNVGECTNKGVEVGITTVNIDSNDLKWTTNFNFASNKNTIDELYGDVDEYIFGNYINKVGEAVGSIYDYEFDGIWQLDEAEEAAKYGQTPGQVRVKDLNHDGEITPDSDRKVIGQSAPKWTGGIISNLDYKNFDFSFSLVMNYGNKVMSNFHNSASFPWDGEPSRMFNGYDVDYWTPTNQINSWYQPGNGGTYQHVIKYQDVSYTKVGYITLGYKLPSSILNDLNISGLRIYATVQNPFIFSSYDGWDPENAGRNTWGGAFMSRTYMAGVSLNF from the coding sequence ATGAAAAAAATCAATCTTAAATTAGTAATGTTGGCCTTATTAATAGGTTTTACATTTAATACCTGGGCACAAGAACTCAAGTTGTCGGGTGTTGTAACAGACGATACCGGAGCAACGGTGCCAGGTGTATCTGTTGTTGAAAAAGGAACCACCAATGGTACTATTACCGATATTGATGGTCGTTACTTTCTAAATGTTTCATCCGGAGCCAATACTTTGGTGTTTTCATTTGTAGGTTACGAAACTCAGGAAGTTGCAATTAGTGCCTCCACCACCTCATATAATGTGCAACTTAAACCAAGTGTTATTGGATTAGATGAGGTAGTTGCTATTGGTTATGGTTCGGCTAAAAAAAGTGACTTAACCGGATCTGTATCATCGGTTGATAACCGAAAAATTGCCCAGGCAAATAAAGTTGATGCACTATCGGCGTTAGAAGGCCAAACAGCTGGAGTTATGATTCAGCGTACCAGTAACAAGCCTGGGTCAGGAGGTTTCAATATTCGAATTAGGGGAGCAAGTACCATTAATACGAATCAAACAGTTGACAATGGTGGTTACAATCCGGGTATGAATCCATTATTTATTGTTGACGGGGTTTTTGTAGATGATATTTCATTCTTAAATCCTGCCGATATCGAGCGTATGGATATTTTAAAAGATGCGTCTTCAACAGCTATTTACGGGTCAAGGGGAACAAACGGAGTAGTATTAATTGAAACAAAAAGTGGTAAAGAAGGCAAGCTAAAAATTAATTACAATAACTATTTTGGATTTAAGCAAGCTTATCATTTACCTCCAATGCAAGATGCCAATGGTTATGTGCAATTGGTGAAAGATGCTGCCGTTGGTAACCAGTTTGCTGCCGGCAATTTAGATTACAGAGTTGGAGATGTTGTAATGTCGGACTATTTCGATGCTGAAGAATTGCAAAATATAGCCGATGGTGTTAATACTGATTGGGTAGATTTGATTTTGAGAAATGGTTTTCAAATGAATCATACCTTAAACATGTCGGGTGGTACTGAAAAAACACAATATTCAGCAGGTTTAGGTTATACTAAAGATAATGGTACTGTTGAAGGAGAAGATTTTACTCGTTATAATATTCGTGGAAGTTTAACTTCAGATATTACAAAATGGTTAAACGTTAGTGTAAGTAACTATACTACTATAGCTACTGAAAATGCGGGTAGCTCTGAAGCTTTTCGTAGTGCTTATCGTTTAAAACCAATTGGTCGTCCATATAACGATGATGGTTCATTACGTTTTTATCCAATTTCGAAAGAAACACAAATTACAAATCCATTATTCGAAGCTGATAATATAACCAAAGAAACAAAGTATTTGCAGTGGTTAGGCGACTTTGCCATTAAGTTATCACCACTACGAGATTTAACCATTACTTCTAAGTTTTCGCCAAATATAAAATACACCCGTTATGGCGAATATCGAGGACTTTACTCAAAAAGTGTAAGTGGTAATGTATCCAACCGCAGAGCACGGGTAAATAACTATAACTACTTTTCCTATACATGGGATAATATAATCAATTATAGGTATAAAACGGGCATTCATAGTTTAGATATTACTGGAGTTATGTCGCGTTATTCATCTATTGATGAAGGATATTACACTGAAGTACGTAATTTTCCAACCGATAACTTTTTATTCCATAATTTATCTGCAGGTAGCGATATTAGAGATGTATCAAGTGGATATGTTAAGCAAACTATGGAGTCTTATACTGCAAGGTTAAATTATAGTTTATTGGATAGATATCTGTTTACATTTACTGGTCGTTACGATGGATCTTCAAAATTAGCAGAAGATAACAAATGGGCATTTTTTCCATCAGCAGCATTTGCATGGAAAATGATGGAAGAAAGTTTTATGCAAAATCAAGACGTTTTAACCAATGCTAAATTACGTTTAAGCTACGGTCAAACCGGTAATAATGGTAGTGGAGGAGGATTAGCACCTCTAGGTTCACAATCATTAATTCAGTACAATGCAACTAATTTAGGTGGAAATGCTTTAACAACTGCTTACATTAATCAAATTGCAAATAAAGATTTAACATGGGAACGTACCGCAGAGGTTAACCTTGGGTTCGATTTTGGATTTTTAAATAACCGGGTATTCGGTTCGGTTGATGTATATAACCGTAAATCAACGGGTATTATCTTTAAAGTAGAATTACCTGATGCTACCGGCTTTGGAGGAGGAATGTTTGATAATGTTGGAGAATGTACAAACAAAGGTGTTGAGGTTGGTATTACTACAGTTAATATAGACAGTAATGATCTTAAATGGACGACCAATTTTAATTTTGCCAGCAACAAAAACACCATCGACGAATTATATGGCGATGTAGATGAATACATCTTTGGAAACTATATCAACAAAGTTGGCGAAGCTGTTGGTTCTATTTACGATTACGAGTTCGATGGAATCTGGCAATTGGATGAGGCTGAAGAAGCAGCTAAATACGGTCAAACACCAGGGCAGGTTAGAGTGAAAGATTTAAACCATGATGGAGAGATAACTCCTGATAGTGATAGAAAAGTAATTGGTCAGTCTGCTCCAAAATGGACAGGAGGTATCATCAGTAATCTTGATTACAAAAACTTTGATTTCTCATTCTCTTTAGTAATGAATTATGGTAATAAAGTAATGAGTAATTTCCACAATTCTGCTTCATTCCCTTGGGACGGCGAACCTTCGCGTATGTTTAATGGCTATGATGTTGATTACTGGACACCAACCAACCAAATCAATAGTTGGTATCAACCAGGTAATGGAGGTACTTATCAGCATGTAATTAAATATCAGGATGTATCGTATACAAAAGTTGGTTACATTACTTTGGGTTATAAACTACCATCAAGTATCTTAAATGATCTTAATATAAGTGGTTTAAGGATATATGCAACTGTGCAAAATCCATTTATCTTCTCGTCTTATGATGGATGGGATCCTGAAAATGCAGGAAGAAATACATGGGGTGGTGCTTTTATGTCGCGTACATATATGGCCGGAGTTAGTTTAAATTTTTAA
- a CDS encoding RagB/SusD family nutrient uptake outer membrane protein encodes MKKFMSIKNIGIILLSGMLFTGCESYLDEENFTSTTIETARTSADTFDQLVARVYEVSREYSTHYTSDLYYQLEDLGTDIVTRGNQVSGTSDINDYVNFNSTNWAVGVYWANQYAIISAANTLLSNADAIAEVDENTKTIGIGEAKFFRAMSYFNLVENYGGVPLVLDLVTTPMKAFERETEETVYKQIVADLQDALSDVPETVDEYGRVTKDAVRHLMSKVLLTKGYKSFGSSQDFANAATLAETVIANHQLVGTFDELVSIDNQRNSEVVFAYLFGNNSVSRGWGNSRHMMYKFRFFDYPGLSRSVKGLGPMPTPFYYSLFQEGDERAEATFSRVLYATEDFDVTSDDQHFYGTVGDTAVYFPKEAWAEAEVKAARYHVINPDEYLTPDGVTTVHYPMFTKFDDPDVPFTQPDQSSQGERDMVIMRSGEAYLIAAEAYLKASQADKAAQLLTQLRSRAGIETTIAESEVTLDFILDERARELTGEVSRWMDLKRTGKLIERVLAHNPHAALNNAIKEMHLVRPIPQRDIDLSNGTITQNPDYN; translated from the coding sequence ATGAAAAAATTTATGAGCATTAAAAATATAGGTATAATTCTTCTTTCTGGTATGTTGTTTACCGGATGTGAGAGTTATCTGGATGAGGAAAATTTTACTTCAACAACTATTGAAACCGCCAGAACAAGTGCGGATACATTTGATCAATTAGTAGCTCGGGTATATGAGGTATCTCGTGAGTATTCTACCCATTATACTTCTGATTTGTATTATCAATTAGAAGATTTAGGTACTGATATTGTAACCAGAGGTAACCAGGTTTCAGGAACTAGTGATATTAACGACTATGTGAATTTTAATTCAACTAACTGGGCTGTTGGTGTATATTGGGCTAATCAGTATGCAATTATTTCGGCAGCTAATACGCTTTTAAGTAATGCTGATGCCATCGCCGAGGTTGATGAAAATACTAAGACGATAGGGATTGGCGAAGCTAAGTTCTTTAGAGCCATGTCGTATTTTAATTTGGTTGAAAACTATGGTGGAGTACCGTTGGTATTAGACCTTGTTACTACTCCAATGAAGGCTTTTGAACGAGAAACAGAAGAAACTGTTTACAAACAAATAGTGGCTGATTTACAAGATGCATTAAGCGATGTACCCGAAACGGTTGATGAATATGGCCGTGTTACCAAAGATGCTGTTCGTCATTTGATGTCAAAGGTACTATTAACAAAAGGTTACAAATCATTTGGCTCTTCTCAGGATTTTGCCAATGCTGCTACTTTGGCAGAAACAGTTATAGCAAATCATCAATTAGTTGGTACATTCGACGAACTGGTTAGTATTGATAATCAACGTAATTCTGAAGTGGTTTTTGCTTATCTTTTTGGTAATAATTCGGTGAGTAGAGGTTGGGGGAACTCAAGACATATGATGTATAAATTCCGCTTCTTTGATTATCCCGGATTATCTAGATCTGTAAAAGGTTTAGGTCCAATGCCAACTCCGTTTTATTATTCGCTTTTCCAAGAGGGTGATGAAAGAGCAGAAGCTACTTTTTCCAGAGTACTATATGCCACTGAAGATTTTGATGTAACTAGCGATGATCAACATTTTTATGGAACAGTTGGTGATACAGCAGTCTATTTTCCAAAAGAAGCCTGGGCTGAAGCTGAAGTTAAAGCAGCACGCTATCATGTTATTAACCCAGATGAATATCTGACACCAGATGGTGTTACTACCGTTCATTATCCAATGTTTACGAAGTTTGATGATCCGGATGTACCATTTACACAACCAGATCAATCATCACAAGGAGAACGCGACATGGTTATTATGCGTAGTGGTGAAGCATATTTGATTGCAGCAGAGGCTTATTTAAAAGCTTCGCAAGCTGATAAGGCAGCTCAATTACTTACCCAATTAAGATCTCGAGCTGGTATTGAAACAACTATTGCAGAATCGGAAGTGACACTTGATTTTATTTTGGATGAAAGAGCCAGAGAATTAACGGGTGAAGTTAGCCGTTGGATGGATTTGAAACGTACAGGTAAATTAATTGAGCGTGTATTGGCTCATAACCCCCATGCTGCCTTAAATAATGCTATAAAGGAAATGCATTTGGTTCGCCCAATTCCGCAACGAGATATCGATTTAAGTAATGGAACTATTACACAAAACCCTGATTATAACTAG
- a CDS encoding GH92 family glycosyl hydrolase, with protein sequence MSLKPSQQLLFLLITGILLSVNSCTDEVTQPFEYVNRVVPTVDTENSRWFFFTSASRPFGMVNLSPDTETKGAWGSGYRYLVDTIKGFSHVHAWQLAGPSVMPVTGNADCNDYYSWFTHDKEEITPGYHKVYLERYGITAELTSTKRVGFHRYQFKAEEKPVVLFNLNGQLGPSLMKNGLVIQKDDKHRIIGQVTNEATFRRPKDCTVFFIADFSAPVDDIERDTVTGNYSVSFKRVDEPLLMKVAISYTSNENAAKNMEKELPGWDFDQIVNDSKSEWDTMLSRIKVEGGSIDQQRRFYTDLWHALQGRRTISDVNGYYPDNTGEQFRIGRLPLDEEGKPLFNHYNSDSFWGAQWTINTLWGLVYPEIADEFVQSLMQYYKDGGLVPRGPSGGNYTYVMTGASSTPFVISAIQKGIIKDDLKNIYQALKKNHFPEGMMSKAGYEHTTTLGGGIADYIKTGFIPYPLAEIEYGSHQDGVSQTLENAYQDWTLAQLAHKLGYTDDEKYFSTRSFNYQNVYDSISGWMRPKNRGGQWKADYDPYQIDNGFIEANGAQATWFVPHNLEDLAALMGGKQKAADKLHRSFIEAEQLGFTAGTSHDRETHPEYSRIPINYGNQPSIQTTFIFNYLDKPWLTQYWSRKVVETVYDGIIPARGYNGDEDQGLMGSLAVLMKMGLFSMKGGCSLDPQLEIGSPIFDKITIKLNPKYYAGDTFVIETHNNSTENVFVQSAEWKGKELKSWLLPQKELVEGGTLILNMGGEPNKQWPSELK encoded by the coding sequence ATGAGCTTAAAACCTTCTCAACAATTATTGTTTTTATTAATTACAGGGATTTTATTATCAGTAAATTCATGTACCGATGAAGTTACGCAACCTTTCGAATATGTAAATCGGGTTGTGCCAACGGTTGATACTGAAAATTCGCGCTGGTTCTTTTTTACATCAGCATCGCGGCCATTTGGTATGGTTAATTTAAGCCCCGATACAGAAACAAAAGGTGCATGGGGAAGTGGATACAGGTATCTCGTCGATACCATTAAAGGTTTTAGTCATGTGCACGCATGGCAGCTAGCAGGTCCTAGCGTTATGCCTGTGACTGGAAATGCAGATTGCAACGATTACTACTCGTGGTTTACTCACGATAAAGAAGAAATTACTCCCGGATACCATAAAGTGTATCTTGAGAGATATGGCATTACTGCCGAATTAACATCTACCAAACGAGTGGGATTTCACCGTTATCAGTTTAAAGCTGAAGAAAAGCCGGTTGTACTATTTAATCTGAATGGACAACTTGGCCCAAGCCTGATGAAGAATGGCCTGGTGATTCAAAAGGATGACAAGCATCGTATAATTGGTCAGGTTACTAATGAAGCAACCTTCCGTCGTCCAAAAGATTGTACTGTGTTTTTTATTGCCGACTTTAGTGCTCCTGTTGATGATATCGAAAGAGATACCGTTACAGGAAACTACAGTGTCTCGTTTAAAAGAGTGGATGAACCTCTTTTAATGAAAGTGGCCATTTCTTATACATCCAATGAGAATGCCGCTAAAAATATGGAAAAAGAACTTCCGGGATGGGATTTTGATCAAATTGTGAATGATTCAAAATCAGAATGGGATACAATGCTTTCGCGAATTAAAGTTGAAGGCGGATCAATCGATCAACAAAGAAGATTTTATACCGATTTGTGGCATGCATTGCAAGGTCGCAGAACAATAAGTGATGTAAATGGATATTACCCCGATAATACTGGTGAACAGTTCCGGATTGGGCGTTTGCCACTGGATGAGGAAGGAAAACCACTTTTTAACCATTATAATTCCGATTCGTTTTGGGGTGCTCAGTGGACTATTAATACACTTTGGGGATTAGTTTATCCTGAAATAGCAGATGAATTTGTTCAATCGTTAATGCAGTATTATAAGGATGGAGGATTGGTCCCACGTGGCCCATCAGGTGGTAATTATACTTACGTGATGACTGGTGCTTCGTCAACCCCATTCGTTATAAGTGCAATTCAAAAAGGAATTATTAAAGATGATTTGAAAAACATTTATCAGGCCTTAAAGAAAAATCATTTTCCAGAAGGAATGATGTCGAAGGCAGGATATGAACATACAACTACTTTAGGCGGAGGAATCGCCGACTATATAAAAACAGGATTTATCCCTTATCCACTTGCTGAGATTGAATATGGCTCACATCAGGATGGGGTTAGTCAAACATTAGAAAATGCTTATCAGGATTGGACATTGGCACAGTTGGCTCATAAGTTGGGATATACCGATGACGAAAAATATTTTTCAACACGAAGCTTCAACTATCAGAATGTATATGATAGTATTAGTGGTTGGATGAGGCCCAAAAATAGAGGGGGCCAATGGAAAGCCGATTACGATCCTTATCAGATTGATAATGGATTTATTGAAGCCAATGGTGCTCAGGCAACCTGGTTTGTACCGCATAATCTCGAAGATTTGGCTGCTTTAATGGGAGGAAAACAAAAAGCAGCCGATAAATTGCATCGCTCTTTTATCGAAGCCGAACAATTAGGTTTTACTGCCGGAACGTCGCACGATCGCGAAACACATCCTGAGTATAGCCGCATTCCAATCAATTATGGAAACCAGCCATCTATTCAAACGACATTTATCTTTAATTATCTCGATAAACCCTGGTTAACTCAATATTGGTCGCGTAAAGTGGTTGAAACTGTTTATGACGGAATCATTCCGGCCAGAGGATACAATGGTGATGAGGATCAGGGATTGATGGGATCTTTAGCAGTTTTAATGAAGATGGGCTTATTCTCGATGAAAGGTGGATGTTCTTTGGACCCTCAGTTGGAAATTGGTTCTCCAATCTTTGATAAAATTACCATCAAGCTCAATCCCAAGTATTATGCAGGTGATACATTTGTAATTGAGACGCACAACAATTCAACCGAAAATGTATTTGTTCAATCAGCCGAGTGGAAAGGTAAAGAATTAAAAAGTTGGTTGTTACCACAAAAAGAATTAGTAGAAGGAGGTACTTTGATACTGAATATGGGAGGAGAACCTAACAAGCAGTGGCCTTCTGAATTGAAATAA